In Arthrobacter sp. CDRTa11, one DNA window encodes the following:
- a CDS encoding alpha-ketoacid dehydrogenase subunit beta, whose amino-acid sequence MSPTITTSSEANGNVSAATARAAASAAAATAEAAGPQSVTMAKALNTALADAMHADPSVLVFGEDVGMLGGVFRITDGLTKTFGEQRCFDTPLAESGIVGMAVGMAINGMRPVIEMQFDAFAYPAFEQIVSHVAKMHNRTKGAVKLPMVIRVPYAGGIGGVEHHCDSSESYYAHTAGLKVFTPASVADAYRMLREAIDSDDPIMFMEPKKLYWSKDMVDLEALREQHSANTQAGRSSEGRAAVARPGTDATLIAYGPSVPTALAAAAAAAEEGRSLEVIDVRSIVPFDDDTVSASVRKTGRAVVIAEAHGFASVSSEIVARVQERCFHYLAAPIRRVTGFDVPYPAPKLEHYYLPGVDRILDAVDDLQWED is encoded by the coding sequence GTGAGCCCCACCATCACCACCTCATCCGAGGCGAACGGCAACGTCAGCGCGGCAACTGCCAGGGCTGCCGCGTCCGCTGCAGCAGCCACCGCCGAAGCGGCCGGTCCGCAGTCCGTCACCATGGCCAAAGCCCTCAACACGGCTTTGGCAGACGCAATGCATGCCGATCCGTCCGTCCTGGTCTTCGGTGAAGATGTGGGCATGCTGGGAGGAGTCTTCCGCATCACTGACGGGCTCACCAAGACCTTCGGCGAACAGCGCTGCTTTGACACTCCGCTAGCCGAGTCCGGGATAGTCGGCATGGCAGTGGGCATGGCGATCAACGGCATGCGCCCGGTGATTGAAATGCAGTTTGATGCCTTTGCGTATCCGGCGTTTGAGCAGATCGTCAGCCATGTGGCGAAGATGCACAACCGAACCAAGGGGGCCGTCAAGCTGCCCATGGTCATACGTGTCCCCTACGCAGGCGGGATCGGGGGAGTGGAGCACCATTGCGATTCCTCCGAGTCGTACTACGCGCACACCGCCGGCCTGAAGGTGTTCACTCCTGCCAGCGTGGCCGACGCCTATCGCATGCTGCGCGAGGCCATCGACTCCGATGACCCCATCATGTTTATGGAGCCGAAGAAGCTCTACTGGTCCAAGGACATGGTGGACCTGGAGGCGCTGCGGGAGCAGCATTCGGCCAATACTCAGGCGGGAAGGTCCTCGGAGGGCCGTGCCGCCGTCGCCCGTCCTGGCACCGACGCAACATTGATTGCCTACGGACCGTCGGTGCCAACAGCGCTGGCGGCGGCCGCGGCGGCCGCTGAGGAAGGGCGGTCGCTGGAAGTCATCGACGTACGTTCAATCGTCCCCTTCGACGATGACACTGTAAGTGCCTCTGTCCGCAAGACAGGCCGGGCAGTAGTGATCGCGGAAGCGCATGGCTTTGCGTCCGTCTCCTCCGAGATCGTGGCGAGGGTGCAGGAACGATGCTTCCACTACCTTGCAGCGCCTATCCGCCGCGTGACGGGATTCGACGTCCCGTACCCGGCGCCGAAGCTTGAGCACTACTACCTCCCCGGCGTGGACCGCATCCTTGACGCCGTAGATGACCTCCAGTGGGAAGACTGA
- the pdhA gene encoding pyruvate dehydrogenase (acetyl-transferring) E1 component subunit alpha codes for MTISADHTAHDQGQEPLSADPVAEAVRKFGITAEDYMLPARHQIQMVDQDGRLKAEDEQGTEPGHEYPVPGDEELMSAYEHLVIGRRVNDQNSALVRQGRMAVYPSSHGQEACQVAAALCLSEGDWMFPTYRDSVAVMARGVDPVQAMTLFRGDWHSGFDPLKHKVGPQCTPLTTQLLHAVGVAHAAKLRGEDIVVLAMCGDGATSEGDFHEALNFAAVFHLPVIFFVQNNKYAISVPLAHQSVAPSLAHKAVGYGMAGERVDGNDVVALLAVLDRAVKLAREGSGPLLVEANTYRMQAHTNADDATRYRQDSEVVEWQAKDPVSRMKTYLTDKGLLDAAAETRISAKAEAVATQLRDGLSEEVPVDPQELFRYVFEVPTPQLKEQSAMLADELAREATFEEDTK; via the coding sequence ATGACGATCTCCGCAGACCACACGGCGCACGACCAGGGGCAGGAGCCCCTGAGCGCGGACCCGGTTGCCGAAGCCGTACGCAAATTTGGGATTACCGCTGAAGATTACATGCTGCCGGCCCGGCATCAGATCCAGATGGTGGACCAGGATGGCCGGCTCAAAGCTGAGGATGAACAGGGCACAGAACCCGGCCACGAGTATCCGGTGCCCGGTGATGAGGAGCTGATGTCCGCCTACGAACACCTCGTGATCGGACGCCGTGTCAACGACCAGAACTCGGCTCTCGTTCGGCAGGGCCGCATGGCGGTCTATCCCTCCAGCCACGGACAGGAAGCCTGCCAGGTGGCAGCTGCTCTCTGCCTCTCAGAGGGAGACTGGATGTTCCCCACCTACCGTGACTCTGTCGCCGTGATGGCGCGCGGGGTTGATCCGGTTCAAGCCATGACCCTTTTCCGCGGGGACTGGCACAGTGGCTTCGACCCGCTGAAGCACAAGGTTGGTCCCCAATGCACTCCTCTGACCACCCAGCTTCTGCACGCCGTCGGCGTGGCCCACGCTGCAAAACTCCGCGGCGAGGACATCGTGGTCCTGGCGATGTGCGGCGACGGCGCCACCAGCGAAGGCGACTTCCACGAGGCGCTGAATTTCGCCGCCGTATTCCATCTCCCGGTGATCTTCTTCGTACAGAACAACAAGTACGCCATCTCGGTGCCGCTGGCACATCAGTCTGTGGCGCCGTCGCTCGCCCACAAGGCAGTGGGCTACGGGATGGCCGGAGAACGCGTGGACGGGAACGACGTGGTGGCACTCCTTGCCGTCCTGGACCGCGCCGTCAAGCTGGCCAGGGAGGGCTCTGGCCCATTGCTGGTTGAAGCCAACACCTACCGCATGCAGGCCCACACCAATGCCGACGATGCCACGCGCTACCGCCAAGACAGCGAGGTGGTTGAGTGGCAGGCCAAGGACCCGGTGAGCAGGATGAAGACATACCTTACGGACAAGGGGCTGCTGGACGCTGCCGCTGAAACCCGGATCTCAGCCAAGGCGGAGGCTGTGGCCACTCAGCTGCGGGACGGCCTCAGTGAAGAAGTTCCCGTGGACCCACAGGAACTCTTCCGTTATGTCTTCGAAGTCCCCACGCCACAGCTGAAAGAGCAGTCCGCCATGCTCGCCGACGAACTCGCCCGCGAAGCAACCTTCGAGGAGGACACAAAGTGA
- a CDS encoding Lrp/AsnC family transcriptional regulator, which yields MARLEAEGDPTPLDDVDRKIIAELTRDGRMSVTQVAENVHISRAHAYTRIARLTGEGVLTKFTALVDPIKAGLKSSAYVTLKVSQHSWRELREQLRAIPEVHHIALVGGDFDVILLVRAIDNIDLRRVIFDQLQSMPGVLDTQTFLVFEDVDTR from the coding sequence TTGGCAAGACTGGAGGCTGAGGGTGACCCCACACCGCTGGATGATGTGGACCGGAAGATCATCGCCGAGCTCACCCGTGACGGGCGGATGTCCGTCACCCAGGTGGCCGAGAATGTCCACATCTCGCGGGCCCACGCTTACACACGGATTGCGAGGCTGACAGGTGAGGGCGTTCTCACCAAGTTCACCGCCTTGGTTGATCCCATCAAGGCGGGATTGAAGTCGTCTGCCTACGTGACGCTGAAGGTCAGCCAACATTCGTGGCGGGAACTGCGCGAACAGCTTCGTGCGATCCCCGAGGTGCACCACATCGCACTGGTGGGCGGAGACTTCGACGTCATTCTGCTGGTGCGAGCCATCGACAACATTGACCTTCGGCGCGTTATCTTTGACCAGCTTCAGTCAATGCCGGGAGTGCTGGATACGCAGACGTTTCTGGTGTTTGAGGACGTTGATACGAGATGA